The sequence GCACTGCTGCAGGAACAGATCCAGGGCCTTACCCCTCTTGCTATTTCTGTCATCCCTGCTCCTAAATTTGCTGTAAGTATTTAAGAACTGGGGTCTGAGGTGACCACACAGAGCCAGGGCCCAATGGGGGCTATATTGGATGTACTAATTTCTGCTCCCACCCCCAGGTGGTGTTCAGTCCCACCCAGCTATCTAGTCTCACGAGTGTTCAGGCTGTGGCTGTCACTCCTGAACAAATGGCCTTTCTGAGTCCTGAGCAGCGACGAGCAGTTGCATGGGCCCAGCATGAGGGGAAGGACAGCCCACAACAGCAGGGTGAGTTCCCAACTGCACAGCTTGCCCCACTAACTCCTGACCCAGAATCTGACCCCAAACTTGATGCTATCTGGTTCATAGAACCCATTCAGGGAGACCCCTGAAGCAAAGGGATCTAGGCAGACAGTTTCCATGTATCAGTGGTTCTTGGGGAACAGAGTTTTGATATTCCTCCCATTTTCTGTCTCATTATAGGTCGAAGCACAGCCTGGGGCCTTCAGGACTGGTCACAGCCCTCCTGGGCCATGGCATTGACCATCTGCTTCCTTGGCAACCTGCTTTGAACCTGTCTCCACAGTTAAAGAGAAAGATTGTTGGGAAAGAAACTTTAATAAAGTGCAAATGGAAATGCATTCTAATTATCCTCAGGAAGCCGATGAGGAATATGGGTAAAATGCTAATGCTTTCCACCCACCTGAGAATCAGTGTTCCTGGCATGCCATATCTGGAGTCTTCTTTCCATCATAAATAACCCCactgcttcttttcctttcctgaaagcTAGTCCCTCCTCATCCCAACCATTAGAAATAACACAGACAGCTAGAGCATAGCAAGGAGTCTTTACTAGGACAGAAGGGAGTTGGAGGGGCATCCAGGGCAAGTAGAATGGGCCACATTAGAATGGGCAGAAGTCCTGGGGATCTTGAGTCATCTCCTGAGGATGGGGAATTAATGCTTATTGTGGATGAGAGGTGGAGGGATGCGGATATCCTGGCCTCTCTCCAGACGCCGTTCACAATCAATCAAATAGTTTACTCCATCGATGACCAGCTGCACCAGCTCCACCTGAAGGACACTAATCCTTGATCTCTGCTTCCCACCCTTGAGTTTCCTTCTTGAACACTGATTTGCCTTCTCTAGGAACTCATTTCCCCACTCAACCTGAatttcatttcagattctgtTACATTCCTGGGGCCCACTCACTGTCATATCTCCACCCCCACAGACCTATACCTTTCCACACTGTAATCCCTAAGGATCTCACCTCTGACTTGCCCAGTCGGTCCAAATTAGAGATGTCAAAGACGCTGCCTGTGGCAGCTGTGTCCACTCCACCAGTGCCACGCTTTTGGAGTCTTAAGTTCTCCAGGATCTTTGGGAAGCGGCTATCCTAGAGGAGAGGAGATAGGGATTGGGGGCCGGGCCATTAGGGGCAGAGACTGGTCCTATTTGAGACTGGTCCCTTTCCCCTGATACTCTACCCACAATGTGTCTGACTCCTTTCCAAAATGCCCATACCCTCCCATCCACACAAGGCCACCTTCCTTATTCATACCCCTCTCTAACCACACAACTCATTTACTTTGCTTAGCAGGGGCAGTTTGATGTGCACTCCTGCCCGAAGTCCAGTGCCCAGGTTAGACGGACAGGTCAAGATGTATCCCAAACGCTCATTCCACATGAACTCCCAGCCACGCTCCTGGATCAGCCGTTCCACCTGAGTCCACAAAGGCTCTGTTAGTGAAAAGTCAGGGATATTTGAGCCCTCACTTAGCCAGACCTACAAGAACTCTAGAAATATGTCTAGAATGAGGAATTTGGACTGTGAAAGAATGACActgctgtttgtgtgtgtggggggtggggtggggaatcgTTTGTTATTATCATGTGTACAAGGTAATTTTGATGTTGCAAGCCCATAATGGTGAGGTTACAGAAAAATATCTTGTGTGTGGAAGAAGAGACACTTGAGAGAATAAGGCACTAAGGATGATCTAGGGAAATGAGTGGAGGTGGTAAACTGAACTGAGGAAGGAATGATTATTCAATGAGCTCAGCATGCATGGATTATCTTTGCTTTGCTAATGAGCCTAGAGTTTGGAAGGGTTCTTTCACACATAAAATGAGGGTGTAGGCTTTGCAacaggaagaggcaagaaagcCTTCTGTTAGCTGTGGAAAGAGCACAtgtgagaaggcagagagaaaggtgaaAACAGTCCAGAAGAGCTGGACTCATAGTTATGTGTATAcatgagggggtggggaagggagtgtGGGTAGATTGTTTTGTTTCACTAGAGCTTCCTAATGATGGAAATGACTATTAGAGTTCAAGAGACAGGGGGTGTGCCAGAAGGATGGATGCGAAGACTACCTCATATGAGTAAAGAGAACCCTGTTTAtagttcagagaaaaaaaaaaaaaaaacacggcaTAGGGGGTCATCTTACATGCTGAACAAGGGGAAACCTTTACATCTAGAAAAATAATAGGAGCTAAcacttattgaacatttattatgCACCAggtattttacatacattatctcatttaatccccaacAACCTAAAATGTAGGAAGCCgtattatcccaattttacagatgagaaacctgaggcATATCATTTGAAAAGTACTTCCCTACCCACTTACCATCAGAATATGTTATCTGTTATtagccaaaaacaataaaaacttccCAGCTAGAATCTAAAAAAAGAGAAGCTGTCTGTCTTTCCAAGTCCaaaatataactgtatatatGAGAACATACAATAAAAACTGGGTTTATGGGGATTTCTAATCTAGAATAGAATATGGAGTCCTAATCCATATATGATTGAGGATTCAGTAGAGCCACACATTCTGGGACTTAAGCCATTCCATCTTCCATTTCCCCTagtctccctcctgctctcagcTTAAAACCTAGACATGATACTTCAGTGAGAATGACAGAATACCTTGGTTCAGAACTGGATGGTTACACTGGAATCATGAACACACCAATCTTTCACTTCCTACGTTGATCCAGGCTCAAACTTTTCCTTATCTGCACACTCCGCACACCTCAGGCATTGACACAATTATTCCATCTTTGTCTTATCCGACAACTACTTTATTTACTACCTTAGATTCAggacattctttctctttctattcttagGTGACCATATATCCTGGTTTTCTCTGGACAGTCCTGATATATTGTCCTGGACTGACTGATGGTGATCCCTTTTGTTATCAAAAGTATCATGGGTTGattgataaattatatggtctaGTCCTTAGCTTTTCCTTATGTCCTCCCACCTAGTTCCcttatacattcttctccaaccTCTTTGAGGCCTCGACAGAATCTTTCAAACACTTTCTTCATGTTGCCACCCTTCTCCATGGAGATGACCCGTGTATGATCCTCTTCATTCACCCAGATCAAGAAGCTCTTCTCATTGTTGTGCCTGAGAGCAGtaaagagggaaagacagggaTCAAGAGATAGGGCGAGAACTGGGAGAGATATAGGAATAAAAGACATTTACAGATTATGGGGGAAAGAGAGGTAAGGTAAGCCTCATACCAGATTCCACGAGCATCTGGCCAGTCTCGAGCCATTCCTGCTGCAGTCAGCAGTGGGGACACGGGCTTATCAAATAGGAAGTGGTCCTGAGGGGAGTAAAAGGACTTGAGTTAAGAATCTTCACAGTAGCTCCTGGGCCTCTATCTCATCTGACCCACCCTCCCCTGACTCTTCTTTCTATTTGCTTCCTCAACCCAGCTTCCTCTCAAGGCCCCTCACATCAATAAGCTGCTGCTGTTCAGCCTCTGTCATCTCACTGAGCCGATAGTAACGTCCAGCGAGGTCACCCTTCAGGCCACTCAGTGCATCCACTACAACACGTTCCACCTCTCGTCGCTCTGCCCGAGTACAGGCTGGAGGAAGGCTGAGTCCCCGGATACTTCGGCCAGTTCTGACTCTTGAGGACAATACATACCTCTCATCAAAGTAGCCAGAACGGATCTAGGGAATAAGAGAAATTAATATAACTCACAGAAACACAGGGGTGGGAACAGAGAGCCTTGGGGAAGGAGAGACCTTAAAGACTGTAGGGGTCCTCACTACATGCATTGGAAGGAGAAGTTCATTGGGCAAGCACTCCAACAGAAGAGGGCATTATGAATCCTCCCTCAAACTGCCCACTTTGGGGTACAGTCAttctcacccaccctctcctctcctctcccttccataTCTGCAGCTCCTTAAGGTACAATTCTTCCCCCAAAGAATCTaaccaaagaaaccaaaactAAAAGCTCGGCAGTATAATGACTCTGAGTCAGGAATAATTAAGGTGAAAGGATTGGAGAAACAGAATGCTATATATAAGGCAATGCAAATCAGAAGAAGAATATCTGTCCTACCTTGCTGGCATCCAGATCAGTGGTATGCTTCATTGTTCGAGGGTCATATCCATTGTGTCGCTCTTGTATCACAGGATCAAACAGCTCAGCAAATACCTGATGGGGAATTAAGAGGGAGAGGGTGGttaaggagagagaatccctttCCAGGCCTTAGTTGTGGATTGATTTCACTGGGTCAGAAAACATGAGTATGGAAGGTCCAGCCTTAAGGGAAAGTGAAGGGTCTTTAGGGGGAAGGAGCTGGGATTACTGGGAAGATGAGTTGGGTCACCAGGGAAACTCTGGGGGCCCCCTACCTCATAGGTCTCCTCATCTCCAGCTACCATGCCCACAGTCTTGATGAAGGGGTGGCCGGGGTTGTCCACGCCAGTCTGGATACACTGATCTAGCGTCCAACCAGTGGGTGTGGTCTTGTCGCAGAGCCGGGCATAGACTGCTGGGGTCAGGTGACTGGCCATGCAGTTGTTGTGCTTTCGGAGGTCTGGGTACTCAGCGCTAGGGAGGGGGTACCCAGTAACCATGGAGGAGAGCACAGGGGGCCTAGACCCAGTGCAATCAGCTGGGAGCTATCCAGTTAGCCATGTCTGCCTTTGCTCCTTGGGAGGAGGGGAGATTAGGGGGAGGCTAAACCTTACTTAGTAATCTCTTTAGGGACTTTCAGGGTCTATTCTTTCCCAACAGGTCTAGTTTCCTCTGGCTGGCGGGCACAATTTCCCCAGATTTGCTCAGTTATTTCCTACCATTAGCACAACattgggatgggggaggggaagactaAGGAGGGGAATtcaggaaatggggggggggggggacagcaggAAACGAGATGGAAGAGAGCGAAAAGGATAGTTCCTGGTTTCTCAGTTAGGGCTTTGGGCAGAGTGGGTGCAGCCAGAACTCACAGGGCCAGAGCGGGTCTTGGGGGCGGGGACTGCGGGTTACAGGTCCCCAGAAATGCGTTAGCCTTATGGTTTTGGCTTCCATTCCCAACCCACTGTGGTCTCCAGATTGTACAGCACTCCACTCCAGAGCCTTCGTGATTATAACCCTTCTCTTTTGCCCAGGTCCTCATCTCCATCCCCATCTTCGTTCCCGtcgccacctccccccaccccacccccccacccctgtgcctcAGACACTGATACCTCGGGGGATACAGCCTCCGTCGTTCACTGGCGGCCCTTATAGGTTCCGGGCGGAGCAGAAACCCAGCGGC comes from Panthera tigris isolate Pti1 chromosome B3, P.tigris_Pti1_mat1.1, whole genome shotgun sequence and encodes:
- the LOC102971492 gene encoding creatine kinase U-type, mitochondrial isoform X1; protein product: MAGPFSRLLSARPGLRLLALAGAGSLAAGFLLRPEPIRAASERRRLYPPSAEYPDLRKHNNCMASHLTPAVYARLCDKTTPTGWTLDQCIQTGVDNPGHPFIKTVGMVAGDEETYEVFAELFDPVIQERHNGYDPRTMKHTTDLDASKIRSGYFDERYVLSSRVRTGRSIRGLSLPPACTRAERREVERVVVDALSGLKGDLAGRYYRLSEMTEAEQQQLIDDHFLFDKPVSPLLTAAGMARDWPDARGIWHNNEKSFLIWVNEEDHTRVISMEKGGNMKKVFERFCRGLKEVERLIQERGWEFMWNERLGYILTCPSNLGTGLRAGVHIKLPLLSKDSRFPKILENLRLQKRGTGGVDTAATGSVFDISNLDRLGKSEVELVQLVIDGVNYLIDCERRLERGQDIRIPPPLIHNKH
- the LOC102971492 gene encoding creatine kinase U-type, mitochondrial isoform X2: MKHTTDLDASKIRSGYFDERYVLSSRVRTGRSIRGLSLPPACTRAERREVERVVVDALSGLKGDLAGRYYRLSEMTEAEQQQLIDDHFLFDKPVSPLLTAAGMARDWPDARGIWHNNEKSFLIWVNEEDHTRVISMEKGGNMKKVFERFCRGLKEVERLIQERGWEFMWNERLGYILTCPSNLGTGLRAGVHIKLPLLSKDSRFPKILENLRLQKRGTGGVDTAATGSVFDISNLDRLGKSEVELVQLVIDGVNYLIDCERRLERGQDIRIPPPLIHNKH